ACTTCAGAGAAGATCCTCAGTAGAAATTCGCTGGTACGGCCATGCTGGAACATGGTTGGAACAAGCACATAGCTGCCCTTCTTCAGATACTTGCTCAGAAACACAGTTCGGGTGTCAATATAAGTGGAAGTCCCAGCCCGCTCCTGAATATACAGGTGGTGAAGGCGGAACCTTCGGTTCATCTCCACCTAGAaacaaagaagatgaagaagtgCATCCTGTTAAAATCAGAGCTTTTATAATAGAAGGTCCCACTTCCACTCTCTTCTTATCCCTTCATAGTTCTCTTAATGCTAAAATCCAACTTAGGGTCTGAATGATCATATTCTCTCTGCTCCAAATGCTGTTCTTACCTTGAAGAGCTCAAAACCAATGATGTAATTGTCAGGTCTTCCCATTCGGCGGTAAGTGCGTAGGTCCTTCTGTTGCAGTGACATGATGACCTTATGGCCGTCCTCGGGCACAGTGAAGATGTACTGAGAGAAGGGGGCCATCAAAGAGATGAATTAGCAATCCCATTTAGATAAACTAGCTGAAATTTTGTGGAATAAATTTCTTGTATGAAAAGCAGAGTCTCAGGTTAATTTCTGGGCTTTACTATTGACCAGCCAATgatgaaatggaaaaattaatTCACTACTAAGTTAAGATCATTATGCTTGCTTCTCCCTATGGCATCTGGCATGTACTGAAAACTCTATTTTTAGAACTTTGGTGCCAAGGAGGGTATGTTTTAATATGCATGTTCCTGATAAGttattcatttcttcctgttATTGTACCCTTGTGTTTAAATCTATATGCAGAAACATTTCAGAATTCATAAAGACAGAAAggattctttttttccatttttttattattagtattttctttatttacatttcaaatgctatacccaaagttccctataccctccccccgcgcccctgttcccctacccacccactcccactacttggccctggccttcccctgtgctgggtcatataaagtttgcaagaccaaggggcctNNNNNNNNNNNNNNNNNNNNNNNNNNNNNNNNNNNNNNNNNNNNNNNNNNNNNNNNNNNNNNNNNNNNNNNNNNNNNNNNNNNNNNNNNNNNNNNNNNNNNNNNNNNNNNNNNNNNNNNNNNNNNNNNNNNNNNNNNNNNNNNNNNNNNNNNNNNNNNNNNNNNNNNNNNNNNNNNNNNNNNNNNNNNNNNNNNNNNNNNNNNNNNNNNNNNNNNNNNNNNNNNNNNNNNNNNNNNNNNNNNNNNNNNNNNNNNNNNNNNNNNNNNNNNNNNNNNNNNNNNNNNNNNNNNNNNNNNNNNNNNNNNNNNNNNNNNNNNNNNNNNNNNNNNNNNNNNNNNNNNNNNNNNNNNNNNNNNNNNNNNNNNNNNNNNNNNNNNNNNNNNNNNNNNNNNNNNNNNNNNNNNNNNNNNNNNNNNNNNNNNNNNNNNNNNNNNNNNNNNNNNNNNNNNNNNNNNNNNNNNNNNNNNNNNNNNNNNNNNNNNNNNNNNNNNNNNNNNNNNNNNNNNNNNNNNNNNNNNNNNNNNNNNNNNNNNNNNNNNNNNNNNNNNNNNNNNNNNNNNNNNNNNNNNNNNNNNNNNNNNNNNNNNNNNNNNNNNNNNNNNNNNNNNNNNNNNNNNNNNNNNNNNNNNNNNNNNNNNNNNNNNNNNNNNNNNNNNNNNNNNNNNNNNNNNNNNNNNNNNNNNNccaagaatttcataaattcattgtttttaatagctgagtagtactccattgtgtaaatgtaccacattttctgtatccattcctctattgagggacagacagaaaggatTCTTGTTCCTCTCAACCATACTTTGCCATACAGCCCTGGGTAGATTCATAAAGCCATCCCAGAAATTTGAGCAACCCAGATAAGGGCCCCAAAGGTCAATCTTGTATATACATCTACAGAGAAGCCATTCCCCAGGTTTGGTACAGGAGTTTGGTAGTTACCTGAAACTTTTCTACATAGGGAAAGGGTAATGATAATAAAGTTTCTTGAAGGGCAGTTAAGatggaaagggaaaacaaaattataagtTAAGTAAACCAGTTTTCTGAAACCCAGTGTTCTACAAAATGCCTAGGTAATGAAATCTATAGGAAGAAGAGATATGCCCATGGACAGTGAGCCAGAGTTATGTCTGCTATGCTGTAGCACATCTTCATGCAGGCTATTATAAATTCAGGCTTGGGGTGCCTGTTGTTTTCCTGGAATGTGCTTGGTCcgacatataatataatatgagtGTGGTGGTAAATAGACTGAAGTAGAAACTGACAGGGCAGTGATTTAAAtcctgaggggggggggaaatgacctcattctcaaagagaaaaatgcagGTTATAATGATTGTTTTCAGAAGGGTAACCTATATGGAAAGGACTACAGGATTCATGTGTGATGTATCAGGTGAACAATTGGGCAGTAAAGACAAATATGGAAGAACTGACACAGCATCTGGAAGCAGATCTCCACTCTGCTGTGTTGAGACCACCACCAGAAAACAGGGGTTAAGTTGTAACTTTCGGAAAGAGGCAGCTGGAGAAACTGACATGTGAAAATGTTGCTAAGGTAAGTTTCTGCAAAGAGACCTTGTCTTCTGGGTCTTACAGGCATCTGAGTCAATCTCTGGGGATTGTGGTTGATGAATATTATGCAATAGATGTGAAAATCTGATGCTAAATGAATACTCCAGAGAGGAGCAAAGTGAGATCTGATTCTTACTGGCTGGATAGCTTGGAGGCATAGGACAATAATTGACTCTAACCTGAGGATTCTGCAGGAAGGTATCACGGTTGTTATAGCAACCTCCTGATCGGTTCATCAGAGGGTCATCATCCACAGTCCAACATCCCACCACTGATTCCAGCTCCTTGCGGCCAAAAACAGGATTATTCACATTGCGGCAGACATTCAGTTTGTGAAAGTTGTGGCAAAAATCTTCCAGACTCATCCTAAATGGAAGGAatagggaaagaaatgaaaatagcacTTAATATGCATTTCTAGTAAGAAATCCAAATTCCTTGATGCAGAAAGATTTCTCACCAAAATTCTCCATCATCAGACATAACAAGTCCCAGGTTCTTGCGATCTGTTACAGTCAGTTGCTGCCACTCCTCCGAactaaaagcaaataaagaataaaagagtaAGTCATTATTCTTTCCAGGATGTCAAAAGAAGAGAATGCATGACGACTAGgcctactttattttatttatggctaGATTGCAGACCACATGGCTGACTAAAGCCTAGAAATGTCTCTGTTATTTGACAGCTCAATAGTAATCTAGAGGGATAGGTTTGGGAGAACTACAGAGCTTAGGAGGTGTAACAATGAAAGTGAAATATCACCCACATTTCACTCCAGGGGCCACTCCATTCCTGTCTTCCCAATGGGTTCCTTAGGCGAACCATATACAGCTTCTCAGTACTGAAGACTTCCACAAGTCTTTCTCCAAGACGGACCTTGCGAATATCAGTCATGGTGTAGGTATAACCCTTCAGTAGACCCCAGTCTGTTTCAACTTCTTGTTCCTCCTGGCTGGGAGACTGACAGCAATAAAGATATGTAAGGACATAGGAATTGGGAGAGCCAAGTTCTAGATCCCCTTCTATCTTGGTTGGTTCATCCCAGCATGATTGAATCAAGTTCTCCCTGTGCAGATAGAAATTTGATCCTAATGTCCAATCTACCACATAAgcaagtgaaagagaaaaaaataatgcaatataacaacttactttaaaaattcaaattccaAATAATCACTTTCCTATATTAATACGAATTgtggttttttaaaatgtggtaaagCAGATTCATTCTTTGAGCGAACAGCCATACCTTCAATATCCAGGAGCCAAAATGATAGTAATAGCTTACCATAAGTTATTTACACCACCTTTGATGGTACCTTGGCCTTCAATGAAATGACTGGGTCagagggatttaaaaaaaaaaaaaaaaaaaaacactccccAGTCTCCAAGCCAGGACTTAATGCCTATGTAAGCCTTCTCAGTTTCAGTACTGACTCTTTTTGTAGGTTTCTGGGTTAAGTACAATGTTCCCTGATAAATTTTGTTATCTTTTGTGTCAGATGTGAGCATCGAGTGATTGTTTAGGGTGAATGCAAACCTCAATGGAGCAGCAAATTAGACCTCCTTTGGTGAACGTTTTGTACAGTTCTCCAAACAGCTTGTACTTCTCCTCAACAAGATCAGTGTATCGTCCTTTCTGCATGTCAATGATTTCAGCCAATGTGCCAGTGAAGTCCATGATGATATCAGTGATGGTCAGACCATCCAAAGCCTCATAAGAGCCCAGAAGCCTGAAAGCAAGTCTGCAGTTATCTTGATGAAATTAGTTatccagttcaaggtcatcatgcTCCCAAGAATTAAAACAATACTTGTTCAAACTTTACCAGCTAGTTTTCCCCTGGATATGAAGTGGGAAATACTTTGAGATTACAATTAAAGCTTTTTAGACTTAGGCTATATTGATAAATGCTAGTCCATGTAGAAACTTCTTCCTACAGACAGATGACAGGGAAGGTTAAAAGGAGATGCGAATTCCATTTGAGTTTCAGATTAACAACCTGAAAATTTCATAGGAGACAGGATTTAACAGAAACCAATGTATCTCTGAGTTTTGAGAGGGTAGCCTAAGGCTAAAGAAAGGTCTTTAATCTTACTGAGCTGCAACCAGTTTTAACTGTGTAGTTGAGTAGGGCAGATTGAGTGCCCAAAGACAaatatggtttttctttcttccggTATCATGACCACAGACCAGTCAACCCCCTCCTTACTTAGCATACGCTTTTTCCAGTAGAGCATTCCAAAACTCATTCATGGAGGTGGAGAATGAGAAGACCAGATCTCCGTTGATGGTGGGAAGCAGGTCATCAATCACCACTTCAGTCCATTCTCCAAAATGCCAGAAGCGGAAGTGAAAGATTCCAGCATATTTCTCTGGCTTTCGAGGATCCCATTCCTGATCCTTATGGTTGGGAATTGCCTGGAGAGGTGAGAATATTTAGTCAAGTATTACAAGACTGTATCCATATATAGAGATTATAGTGAAGTCCTAAGAGAACTATATAGCAAATGGAAACTTTCCAAATTCATTTACTTTTGAGTCTAGGTTAGAAGAGCCTAGGGTGTAGCATTTTTTCCACAACTTCTGTTTCCATAGGTCAGTTTTGCTGTGTGAGATTTTACCATATCTGCCATTCTCACCCTAAATATGTTGGATACTGGAGGAGTTCCCATAGATAATCAATAAACTAGACAAGAGATTATCTACATAGATTTGTAGTCAAATGTTTAAATACATGGACAAGATGTTTAAAAGTAATATCAGGATTGGAGAAATAGTTCACTGATTGAGAGCATTTACTCCATAATCATCAGTActagagtttggatcccagcacccaaataaCAAGCCAGGTATCTCTGCAAATACTTGTACCCCCAGCTCCTCAGATGGGAGAAACAGGAAGATTTAGGGGACTTGATGGCCTCCATGTTAATGGAGGAAACATGAGTTCTGGCTTTAGAGatagatcctgcctcaaaatgcAAGAGTGCAAAAGACAAGAAATACCTTCTTCTAGCCTCAATGTTTGCACATAGAATACATCCACAAGTATTTATTGCACATTCAcacaaataagtaataaaataaatcaaatcaatctttaaaattaaaaccgGTACAGATACAATCTTTACTCTGGTTTGCCCTATCTAGAATTTCATGTAGATTTATTCAACATAATTCAGATTTTAGTCACATCattaataaaaatcacaattttggAGTTCTGTTTATATAACAATTACACAAAACTATTCCAAATCTGTTTTGAATTGGAAAACTATTCGTTGttctaaataaaatgttctttgttgttttaaattttatctgaaTAGTAAGGAGGAAGTTTTGTGCTATTAATAATTCGTTAGAACTTTATCAAGGATACCTTTCTATCTTTTTCACCTTTTctgttatgtatatatgtgttgatGACTTCCTGACCCCTACTGGCTTCATAACAAGTTGGTACAAAGAATATAATATGAAGAAATATTGAGTCAAAACACGACAAATGACAGCAAGTGAGCAAATGGTGTATGTGACAAAGCTATTATGCAAAATGTCATTATAAGAATCTAGCATATATTTAATTTCACTGTAAATCTCAACTTGTCATAAAATTTCTTACAATGTAAATAAGTTGCCTACTTCTGTTTTTGAGAGATAGAAGTATCTTGAAATGTTATGAGCTGATTTTTCTCAGTCAAGTTGTTCAAGAAGCAAGCAGAAGTAGAGTAACATTCCACAGAAAGGGTAATACCTTTGTCCAATGTGACTCCTGAACAGCCAAACAGGAAAATGCAGAGATCATTGCCTTGTTCCCCAGTCTTCCCTGGATCAGCTGGTGGTTGCTGATGTTGCCCACAATCAGGTGGGGGTCATCAGAAATGTCCTGGGGGATACAGTAATTGGTTATGCAGGAGTCAGGGATGAGATTTTCAAGAGTTGCTAGAAGCTGAGCTAAGCCTTTACAGAGGAGATGGAATTGAGTGAGGCTACAGATTTTATAGATGGGATAAAGGGAAGGTTCAGGGGATTTctagcaaaaacaaaagacagtggGTAACCTAACCACAGAAAAAGGAGACCTTATGGAGAATGAGTgatgaaatggaaggaaagaatgggaTAAGATAGGACAGCATTGCTGCTGGAAACCCTTTGTCATTGTCATTTTCACTACAACAGTGAACCCTGGAAGACTAGAACTAAGACTTTGCATGTTGcattctaatctctctctctctctctctctctctctctctctctctctctctctctctctctctctcttttggtcaGGATGAAATTCCCCTGAACTATCCGTGCCTGTGAAAGGGTGAATTCTTTTAAGACACAAGGTCTGATAGAGGTGAACATTAATGCATCTGCCTTTCTAGGAAAATGAGTTAAAAGACCATACAGGAAGTCCTTTTCTAAAAAGCAAATCGGTTTCCATTACAACCAGCTTCCCCAACCCTCACCTTTATAAATGACAGCAACATTAATAGTAGCTGTTAATAGATTATTCACTGGAATATTTCAACAGAACCCCCCCCTTAAAGGGCATATTCCAAAAGTATCTGGCCCGTAGTGGGCGCACTATTTGTTAGAgaaatacatatgcatgtttaCTTCTGATATCATTAGCTGAATCATTCCTACTGATTCCTACTgaaaaatgaaagccaaataATGTAATTACAACaaaatgtaatgaaaacaaaatgggaCCACTTTGAAAGTATGTTCTGTGCCTAGAGAAAAAGAGTCCCCAAAGTTCATTTGCTGGTGGACTGGGTACTATAGCGAGTgactgagtgctggggttgacTACTGATAGGTCACTTGACAGAGGAGAAACACTGAGGCACAACCGACAAAGAAACAGGCATAagcaaagaaatacaggacatcATATAATTGCAGACATGATATGACTCAGAGCATCAGCCCTTGCAGACTTCAAAGATAACAAAtcccaattaaatattgataaatgaagacattttcatgGAAATGGTTATTGGCCCATAAGTTGACATTCTGTGTATCCTGCTGAAATAAATCCTAGTTGCAAAGAAAGATAATCGAGgggcacacattttaaaattattaaatagaaaCAGCTATATTTTTCTGGTGagtaatgtatattttttaatggaTATAATTCATCTTGAAGGATCTATTTTACAGAATGAAGCATTCCATATCTATTAAAAGCCAAGGTAGCTCTGAAAAGAAATAGGTATTCTGTGCAGAGACACATCCAAACTGAAGAGTAATTGTGCAACAACCTGCCAGAAGGAGCTAGTTAGGTGGGTCATCAGCTTTGAATTATCTGATCATTTTTGTTTAagatgcatgtctggtgcctttTATCACTGCCTTTTCTCTTGGGAGACTCCCAAGAAAAATAGACTCCCTTGGTCagatattatcattttatttgtagCAAGATATGAAGTTATGCCCCAATTTCTCAAATACAGATGAAGCATAGGATTGTTTCCCAGTATAGAAAGCAGCTAAGTGAGTATGGATAGGTGAAAAATGTGCTTTTGTATATTTCAAAGGCAAATTCATTGCTGGTTTTAGGGAGAATTACTATGGTTTGGAGTTACCTtgcaatatttttaatttaggtAAGCAGTGATCTACACCCAGTCAATACTTTTAATGTGTGAATTTCTTACATAAGGGAGCAAAGACACATAAGTGTATTCAAAATGAGGAACTGCGTGGTTATTATCCTCTTTGTATAAATAAATTGGATATAGTTATTATCAATAGCATACTCTACAATCTTATATTACTATAAATTTCTGTGTAGAATACCTAGTAGTGGATTTTAAAGACACAGTAACAGTTATAGACTATCAAAAGCAGTGGAAGAAGCCGGGTGATCAGATAGGGGCAGCTGTTTGAGTTTCTGATTATCTAGTCATTAGGATATCTGGTCTAAAGCCTTTGATTCTTCAGAAAAGCATAATATTAAAGAAGGGTCCTTAAGACTGGCTGACCaatccttttctctttaaacttgTGAATGATCCTGTGGAAGGGAATAATATTGTGCAGCTTCCCCACAGATATTCATCCCTATTTTGTACACTCTGTCTAAATCTCCATTTTTTGCAAGATTTTCTCAGATCctggttttagaaaaaaatcagtaatagGCACTGATTTCCAGAATTCAAGTGACTACATATAAATCAGTTTTGTATTATATGCAAGTGGAATGATGAGGAAACAGGAAGCAAGTCTTACTAAAGCCATATCCCATACATTAAACGACTAGAAAACAGCTAAGGAGTTAGAAAAGATAAGAAGTCAGTGCAAATCTAAAAGCTCTGAGAACTTTCCAGAAATGGAtcgaaaagagaagggaagggaagggaagggaagggaagggaaggNNNNNNNNNNNNNNNNNNNNNNNNNNNNNNNNNNNNNNNNNNNNNNNNNNNNNNNNNNNNNNNNNNNNNNNNNNNNNNNNNNNNNNNNNNNNNNNNNNNNagagaagagaagagaagagaagagaagagaagagaagagaagagaagagaagagaagagaagagaagagaagagaagagaaaaagaaaaaagaaaaggctcttaaatgatttttaatatgtattgGAACACACTGGATAGCTTCCTTTTAAAGTTAAAGAAGGAAGGTTATGGGTGTTTTTCTGTAACTCcaagctgaggctcagagaataCATGGGACATTTCAGCTTGAGCCATGCTGGTGTGGTAAGAATGGGGGTCAGAGAGAGGCCACAGCTCACATATCCATAATATCAGGGCGTCTTGAGAG
This window of the Mus pahari chromosome X, PAHARI_EIJ_v1.1, whole genome shotgun sequence genome carries:
- the Capn6 gene encoding calpain-6 is translated as MGPPLKLFKNQKYQELKQECMKDGRLFCDPTFLPENDSLFFNRLLPGKVVWKRPQDISDDPHLIVGNISNHQLIQGRLGNKAMISAFSCLAVQESHWTKAIPNHKDQEWDPRKPEKYAGIFHFRFWHFGEWTEVVIDDLLPTINGDLVFSFSTSMNEFWNALLEKAYAKLLGSYEALDGLTITDIIMDFTGTLAEIIDMQKGRYTDLVEEKYKLFGELYKTFTKGGLICCSIESPSQEEQEVETDWGLLKGYTYTMTDIRKVRLGERLVEVFSTEKLYMVRLRNPLGRQEWSGPWSEISEEWQQLTVTDRKNLGLVMSDDGEFWMSLEDFCHNFHKLNVCRNVNNPVFGRKELESVVGCWTVDDDPLMNRSGGCYNNRDTFLQNPQYIFTVPEDGHKVIMSLQQKDLRTYRRMGRPDNYIIGFELFKVEMNRRFRLHHLYIQERAGTSTYIDTRTVFLSKYLKKGSYVLVPTMFQHGRTSEFLLRIFSEVPVQLRELTLDMPKMSCWNLARGYPKVVTQITVHSAEGLEKKYANETVNPYLIIKCGKEEVRSPVQKNTVHAIFDTQAIFYRRTTDIPIIIQVWNSRKFCDQFLGQVTLDADPSDCRDLKSLYLRKKGGPTAKVKQGHISFKVISSDDLTEL